From the Bdellovibrio reynosensis genome, one window contains:
- a CDS encoding alpha/beta fold hydrolase — translation MKNTLIAFFLICGGCTTATKPSTKTEVTKIPRAFDAELSNYKYPFPVSYFSLHSQKQNLKMAYMDIPAGKDNDNQDKVIVLFHGKNFPGAYFEQVILGLNQEGYRVIVPDQIGFGKSSKPHHYQYSFQTLAQNTHELLKTLKVEKFTLLGHSMGGMLASRYTLMYPDQIKKLILVNPIGLEDWKTMTGYRNIDEAFKSELASTPEKLKQYQLDSYYDGKWKPEYDKWLEIPKGWLADPDYPVIAWNAALTSDMIYTQPVVYEFKNIKAPTVLIVGQRDRTAIGKAWAPPDIKEKMGNYPALGKQVTKMFPKAKLVELPKLGHMPFIEDFEQFWTALTKNL, via the coding sequence ATGAAAAATACCCTTATCGCGTTCTTTCTAATCTGTGGTGGATGCACAACCGCTACAAAACCTTCAACGAAAACTGAAGTAACAAAAATTCCGCGGGCTTTCGACGCAGAGTTGTCGAACTATAAATATCCGTTTCCTGTTTCTTACTTCTCTCTGCATTCTCAAAAACAAAATCTGAAGATGGCGTACATGGACATCCCGGCGGGCAAAGATAACGACAACCAAGATAAGGTCATTGTTCTTTTCCATGGAAAAAACTTTCCCGGGGCTTACTTCGAACAAGTAATCCTAGGGCTAAATCAAGAAGGCTACAGAGTGATTGTTCCTGACCAAATCGGTTTCGGAAAATCATCAAAGCCACACCACTACCAATATAGTTTCCAAACTCTTGCCCAAAACACCCACGAACTTTTAAAAACTTTAAAGGTAGAAAAATTCACGCTACTAGGTCATTCCATGGGCGGAATGCTAGCGAGCCGATATACGTTGATGTATCCAGATCAAATCAAAAAACTAATTCTAGTAAATCCAATCGGCTTAGAAGATTGGAAAACAATGACAGGCTATAGAAATATAGATGAAGCTTTTAAGAGTGAGTTAGCTTCAACCCCAGAAAAATTAAAACAATACCAATTAGACAGCTACTATGACGGAAAGTGGAAACCTGAATACGACAAGTGGCTAGAAATCCCAAAAGGCTGGCTAGCAGACCCCGATTATCCAGTGATCGCCTGGAATGCCGCTTTAACCTCTGACATGATTTACACTCAACCAGTAGTTTACGAATTCAAAAATATCAAAGCACCAACAGTATTAATCGTAGGTCAAAGAGATAGAACGGCCATAGGCAAAGCCTGGGCACCACCAGACATAAAAGAAAAAATGGGAAATTACCCGGCCCTAGGAAAACAAGTCACAAAAATGTTCCCAAAAGCAAAACTAGTAGAACTACCAAAACTAGGACACATGCCCTTCATAGAAGATTTCGAACAATTCTGGACAGCCCTAACAAAGAACCTCTAA